A portion of the Natrinema salaciae genome contains these proteins:
- a CDS encoding bifunctional nuclease family protein translates to MQASIDAVRVAGTPQGPVPVVVLAVEGEDDVVPIFIGFNEATSIARGLEAEDIGRPLTHDLLLDVMEELGSRIDHVVVNEISEREDGQGGTYIADIHLETARGETVVDARPSDSLALAARTNAPIEITEDVFQDSRDDSEKFAELEDIRNVSGDL, encoded by the coding sequence ATGCAGGCATCCATCGACGCGGTTCGCGTCGCAGGGACGCCACAGGGGCCGGTCCCCGTGGTCGTCCTCGCCGTCGAGGGAGAGGACGACGTCGTCCCGATCTTTATCGGCTTCAACGAGGCGACCAGCATCGCCCGGGGACTCGAGGCCGAAGACATCGGACGGCCGCTGACCCACGACCTTCTGCTGGACGTCATGGAGGAACTCGGCAGCCGCATCGATCACGTCGTCGTCAACGAGATCTCGGAGCGCGAAGACGGACAGGGCGGGACCTACATCGCCGACATCCACCTCGAGACGGCCCGCGGCGAGACGGTCGTCGACGCACGCCCGAGCGATTCGCTCGCGCTGGCCGCCCGGACCAACGCGCCGATCGAGATCACCGAAGACGTCTTCCAGGACAGCCGAGACGACAGCGAGAAGTTCGCCGAACTCGAAGACATCCGCAACGTGTCGGGTGACCTCTAG
- a CDS encoding DUF5518 domain-containing protein translates to MTNWRAVFVGFVVATVLGIVGLALPGFGQIAAGLAGGFVAGYMAGGGLGSGFWHGLLAGSLGGIIGGLLVGVAVGVAGLALGPVGGAVSGAAGIGIFALAVAISLVMALESAVAGVVGAAVSA, encoded by the coding sequence ATGACAAACTGGCGCGCCGTCTTCGTCGGGTTCGTCGTCGCGACTGTTCTCGGAATCGTCGGTCTCGCCCTGCCTGGGTTCGGTCAGATCGCGGCGGGGCTGGCCGGCGGCTTCGTCGCAGGCTACATGGCCGGCGGCGGACTCGGAAGCGGCTTCTGGCACGGGCTGCTCGCCGGCTCGCTCGGCGGGATCATCGGCGGCCTCCTCGTCGGCGTGGCGGTCGGCGTCGCCGGCCTCGCGCTCGGTCCCGTCGGTGGTGCGGTCTCCGGTGCCGCAGGGATCGGTATCTTCGCGCTCGCCGTCGCCATCTCGCTCGTGATGGCACTGGAGAGCGCGGTCGCCGGCGTCGTCGGCGCGGCTGTCAGCGCCTGA
- a CDS encoding HalOD1 output domain-containing protein, translating to MSNDTAHSGSPPSRPLGEDSSGYDPITDTFHSRFDGGSAAVVVAIIEAVGDVTNREPDAMSPLYDTVDPEALTDLVTSARDHPVDVSFSYEGCWVTVSSDGRVVVEPPAD from the coding sequence ATGAGCAATGACACAGCCCACTCCGGTTCCCCCCCGTCCCGGCCGCTCGGGGAGGACAGTTCCGGATACGACCCCATCACGGACACGTTCCACAGCCGATTCGACGGCGGCTCCGCCGCGGTCGTCGTCGCGATCATCGAAGCCGTTGGCGACGTGACGAACCGCGAACCCGACGCGATGTCGCCACTCTACGACACGGTCGATCCCGAAGCGCTCACCGACCTCGTGACGTCCGCTCGAGACCACCCCGTCGACGTTTCCTTTTCCTACGAAGGCTGTTGGGTGACGGTCTCGAGCGACGGCCGCGTCGTCGTCGAACCGCCGGCGGACTGA
- a CDS encoding bacterio-opsin activator domain-containing protein yields the protein MTDPSGDGLHDGESIEQGTTEHASQGSLPEGLSRRLFEAYPVSMLVIDSTGEIVSATERASETLGLPHDELVGRTYDPSEWPLHYDDGTPVPAADHPVARVFETGDPAFGFEHWIELPDGTERWFSSNAAPLCDADGSVEYVAFAFEDVTPLKRREKRLTSDHVRLLEFRADEPAVPPSLRVDRGETQIEIDSVVSLPDGTTVQYMGTADLAASDFVTAIEEVPHFLDARLLSSIAGHNRIEAHSESATVARVFSALGGRPREIIVGPDEVRFRGELPGDVDHRQAADEIRRFHPTAELVSEELVYSPHLLYDIVADALTDRQSATLDAAYFSGYFDTPRTSTGDELAERFGVTRQTFNQHLRKAERTVFQHLFEKSGAEGR from the coding sequence ATGACGGACCCGTCGGGGGACGGACTTCACGACGGCGAGTCGATCGAACAGGGGACGACCGAGCACGCGTCGCAGGGGTCGCTTCCCGAAGGCCTCTCGCGACGGCTCTTCGAGGCCTATCCGGTCAGTATGCTCGTGATCGATTCGACTGGCGAGATCGTGTCCGCGACCGAGCGCGCGTCGGAAACGCTCGGACTCCCGCACGATGAACTCGTCGGTCGAACGTACGATCCGTCCGAGTGGCCCCTCCACTACGACGACGGGACGCCCGTCCCGGCGGCCGACCACCCAGTTGCGCGCGTCTTCGAGACGGGCGACCCTGCGTTCGGGTTCGAACACTGGATCGAACTCCCGGACGGAACCGAGCGATGGTTCTCGAGTAACGCCGCGCCGCTGTGCGACGCGGACGGCAGCGTCGAGTACGTCGCCTTCGCGTTCGAGGACGTGACGCCGTTGAAACGGCGCGAGAAACGACTGACGAGCGACCACGTCAGGCTGCTCGAGTTCCGCGCGGACGAGCCGGCGGTCCCGCCCTCGCTTCGGGTCGACCGCGGCGAAACGCAGATCGAGATCGACTCCGTCGTCTCGCTGCCGGACGGAACCACCGTCCAGTACATGGGAACGGCGGACCTCGCTGCGAGCGACTTCGTCACCGCGATCGAAGAGGTCCCCCACTTCCTCGACGCGCGGTTGCTCAGTTCGATCGCCGGGCACAATCGCATCGAAGCGCACTCGGAATCCGCGACGGTCGCCCGCGTCTTCTCGGCGCTCGGCGGTCGCCCTCGCGAGATCATCGTCGGGCCCGACGAAGTCAGGTTCCGCGGCGAGCTACCCGGCGACGTGGATCACCGGCAGGCCGCGGACGAGATTCGACGGTTCCACCCCACGGCCGAACTGGTGTCCGAGGAACTCGTCTACTCGCCCCATCTGCTGTACGACATCGTCGCCGACGCGCTCACCGATCGGCAGTCGGCCACGCTCGACGCCGCGTACTTCAGCGGCTACTTCGACACGCCGCGGACCAGCACCGGTGACGAGTTGGCGGAGCGGTTCGGTGTCACCCGGCAGACCTTCAATCAGCACCTCCGCAAGGCGGAGCGGACCGTCTTTCAGCACCTCTTCGAGAAGTCCGGCGCGGAGGGGCGCTGA
- a CDS encoding DUF58 domain-containing protein, which yields MRRRRQLVVALCGLVVVAVGAVLGFYGAEESGGAGGLVVLIALVAFGLGVWKIRGTPGTSGGDRDAPTVPWAPDEPFANPAPERTDRDPALSSDALAGVIEAAGEEARDAGTVADGLAVVRPPLREALLDALERGGWSRSDAEAALADGSWTDDRVAASVLAAAVDPPTRPLRERVRAWLYPERVVRRRARRATGAVAEVADDALPTVPGQTAPRSVPVLQPRLEDLQRGADGRLQRAVEPRATARGPGPTRPRVEDDAERTDAQPEGDERSETGPRAAERSDDDRPADERSASRDGTIGRQVRWRGAIAATVALAVAGVADGNPVLLFGAVIPLVFVAAGSLSRVRLPDGLVATRTVSPTPAPPGQPVTVALDVTNRSDRTITDLRIADGVPADLAVLEGSPRAGATLRPGERVRVEYLVVARRGEYAFESPQCRVRGLGATAVATTALPVAGDRSVVCRLDADAPPIAEDGTGRVGQLTTDDPGEGTSFHSTREYHPDDPADRIDWRHYAKRGTLATVNYERQVSATVVLVIDARAPNRVVAGRGQPTAVEYGTYAATRALSDLLKRGHDVGVAVLGLDGPGPAGCHWLEPASGPEQRTRALDLLRSVTDGQSATGSDSGPYRSDVRRRGRTSEQVRKVLELAPASAQLALFSPVLDDPPVGAVETWRGAGLPVVVCSPDVVPENTVSGQYEQTRRRTRLARCQAAGARTVDWRRGTPLPLVIEHAFAADARLSSSRLTGGGSSGGGSRDGASGAEAAADDRVETGGVE from the coding sequence GTGAGACGCCGTCGCCAACTCGTCGTCGCCCTGTGCGGGCTGGTCGTCGTCGCGGTCGGCGCGGTGCTCGGATTCTACGGCGCCGAGGAATCCGGCGGTGCCGGCGGCCTCGTCGTCCTGATCGCGCTCGTCGCGTTCGGCCTCGGGGTCTGGAAGATCCGCGGCACGCCCGGTACGTCCGGCGGGGACCGGGATGCGCCGACGGTTCCCTGGGCACCCGACGAACCGTTCGCGAACCCGGCACCCGAGCGAACCGACCGCGACCCCGCGCTCTCGAGCGACGCGCTCGCCGGCGTGATCGAAGCGGCCGGCGAGGAGGCTCGCGATGCGGGAACCGTCGCCGACGGCCTCGCGGTCGTTCGGCCGCCGCTCCGGGAGGCGTTGCTGGACGCCCTCGAGCGAGGGGGGTGGTCGCGGTCGGACGCCGAGGCGGCGCTCGCGGACGGGAGCTGGACCGACGACCGAGTCGCCGCCAGCGTGCTCGCGGCGGCCGTCGATCCGCCGACTCGGCCGCTCCGCGAGCGCGTTCGGGCGTGGCTGTACCCCGAACGCGTCGTCCGCCGGCGGGCACGACGGGCGACGGGCGCGGTCGCCGAGGTCGCCGACGACGCCCTGCCGACGGTGCCGGGCCAGACCGCGCCGCGGAGCGTCCCCGTCCTGCAGCCGCGACTCGAGGACCTCCAGCGCGGCGCCGACGGCCGGCTGCAGCGCGCCGTCGAACCCCGTGCAACCGCTCGCGGACCGGGGCCGACCCGCCCACGGGTCGAGGACGACGCCGAGCGAACGGACGCGCAACCGGAGGGCGACGAACGGAGCGAGACCGGCCCCCGCGCTGCCGAGCGGAGCGACGACGACCGACCAGCCGACGAACGGTCGGCGAGTCGCGATGGGACGATCGGCCGACAGGTGCGCTGGCGGGGAGCGATCGCGGCGACGGTCGCGCTCGCCGTCGCGGGCGTCGCCGACGGGAATCCAGTCCTGCTGTTCGGCGCGGTTATCCCGCTCGTCTTCGTCGCCGCCGGCTCGCTCTCTCGCGTGCGGCTGCCCGACGGACTCGTCGCGACCAGAACGGTGTCGCCGACGCCCGCGCCGCCGGGCCAGCCGGTCACCGTCGCGCTCGACGTGACCAACCGCTCCGACCGAACGATCACGGACCTCCGGATCGCCGACGGCGTCCCCGCGGATCTCGCCGTCCTCGAGGGGTCGCCGCGGGCCGGCGCGACGCTCCGACCCGGCGAGCGGGTTCGCGTGGAGTACCTGGTGGTGGCTCGCCGCGGCGAGTACGCGTTCGAGTCCCCCCAGTGCAGAGTTCGGGGACTCGGAGCCACCGCGGTGGCGACGACGGCGCTGCCGGTAGCGGGCGATCGATCGGTCGTCTGCCGACTCGACGCCGACGCGCCGCCGATCGCGGAGGACGGGACGGGGCGCGTCGGGCAGCTCACGACCGACGACCCGGGTGAGGGGACCTCGTTTCACTCGACCCGGGAGTACCACCCCGACGACCCCGCGGACCGCATCGACTGGCGTCACTACGCCAAACGCGGGACGCTCGCGACGGTCAACTACGAGCGGCAGGTCTCGGCGACGGTCGTGCTGGTCATCGACGCCCGCGCGCCGAACCGCGTCGTCGCCGGCCGCGGGCAGCCGACCGCCGTCGAGTACGGCACCTACGCGGCGACCCGCGCGCTGTCGGACCTGCTGAAGCGTGGCCACGACGTCGGCGTCGCCGTCCTCGGGCTGGACGGCCCCGGGCCGGCCGGCTGCCACTGGCTCGAACCCGCGAGCGGCCCCGAACAGCGCACCCGCGCGCTCGACCTCCTCCGGTCGGTGACCGACGGCCAGTCGGCGACCGGCTCCGATTCGGGTCCGTACCGATCGGACGTCCGACGCCGAGGGCGGACGAGCGAACAGGTCCGCAAGGTGCTCGAGCTCGCCCCCGCGAGCGCACAGCTCGCCCTGTTCTCGCCCGTCCTCGACGACCCGCCCGTCGGTGCCGTCGAAACCTGGCGCGGCGCGGGACTGCCGGTCGTCGTCTGCTCGCCCGACGTCGTCCCGGAGAACACCGTCAGCGGCCAGTACGAGCAGACACGACGGCGGACGCGGCTGGCCCGCTGTCAGGCCGCCGGTGCTCGCACGGTCGACTGGCGACGCGGGACCCCGCTGCCGCTGGTCATCGAACACGCCTTCGCCGCCGACGCGCGGCTCTCGAGCAGCCGACTGACCGGTGGCGGCTCGAGCGGTGGCGGGAGCCGCGACGGCGCGAGCGGGGCCGAGGCGGCAGCCGACGACCGAGTCGAAACGGGGGGTGTCGAGTAG
- a CDS encoding NOG1 family protein, producing MIFEDLPTTPTSEELIDKAFSRAARSGKAKGGLEAQQSMLQTAANIISDNLENVVTAWPDFEYEDDVHPFYYELADAIVDVDKLRQSLSEVMWASRKAREIHEEYQPRLRKTDVDTARKHRKQAFARLADIVEQVDDELLYINESRNDLRDLPEIDPDEPTIVVAGYPNVGKSSFVNDVTNARGETASYPFTTKGIGVGHFERDHIRYQIVDTPGLLDRPPAERNEIESQAVSAIEYLADCMLVMVDPTGECGYPIGSQLELRDSIAAQFEEIPVLTIANKEDRFEEDTLNDAVAADYAMSVETGSNVETVLDAAVEAIDYQPKLPFEG from the coding sequence ATGATTTTCGAAGACCTTCCGACCACGCCCACGTCGGAAGAGCTGATCGACAAAGCGTTTTCGCGGGCGGCGCGGTCCGGCAAGGCCAAGGGCGGCCTCGAGGCCCAGCAGTCGATGCTCCAGACGGCCGCGAACATCATCTCGGACAACCTCGAGAACGTGGTGACGGCGTGGCCGGACTTCGAGTACGAGGACGACGTCCACCCCTTCTACTACGAGCTGGCCGACGCGATCGTCGACGTCGACAAACTGCGCCAGAGCCTCTCGGAGGTAATGTGGGCCAGCCGAAAGGCCCGCGAGATACACGAGGAGTACCAGCCGCGACTGCGCAAGACTGACGTGGACACCGCACGCAAGCACCGCAAACAGGCCTTCGCCCGGCTCGCGGACATCGTCGAGCAGGTCGACGACGAACTGCTGTACATCAACGAGTCGCGCAACGATCTGCGTGACCTGCCGGAGATCGACCCCGACGAGCCGACGATCGTCGTCGCCGGCTACCCGAACGTCGGCAAGTCGTCGTTCGTCAACGACGTCACGAACGCCCGCGGGGAGACCGCATCCTACCCCTTCACGACGAAGGGAATCGGCGTCGGCCACTTCGAGCGCGACCACATCCGCTACCAGATCGTCGACACACCCGGTCTGCTCGACCGCCCGCCAGCCGAGCGCAACGAGATCGAATCGCAGGCTGTCAGCGCCATCGAGTACCTCGCCGACTGCATGCTCGTCATGGTCGATCCCACCGGCGAGTGCGGCTATCCGATCGGCTCGCAACTCGAGCTTCGGGACTCGATCGCGGCCCAGTTCGAGGAGATTCCCGTGCTCACGATCGCGAACAAGGAGGACCGCTTCGAGGAGGATACCCTGAACGACGCCGTCGCGGCGGACTACGCGATGAGCGTCGAAACCGGCTCGAACGTCGAAACGGTACTCGACGCCGCCGTCGAGGCGATCGACTACCAGCCCAAGCTTCCGTTCGAGGGCTGA
- a CDS encoding AAA family ATPase: protein MDETNAAADDAARTVASVVERIEQAAVVDREVLYAVLSTVLARGHVLLEDVPGTGKTVTARVIAESMGLAFKRIQFTPDLLPSDVTGSTIYDDETGEFEFAEGPVFTNVVLADEINRAPPKTQAALLEAMEERQVSVDGTTHDLPEPFIVVATQNPIEQEGTFRLPEAQRDRFSVKTSMGYPDLEGELGLLERRANRRSLSPSVDPVLRPDAVRTLQELTEDVTVDEKVRRYIVELARRTRSDQRAEIGVSPRGVQRVFETARAAALIDGRSYVTPDDVKRLAEPTMAHRIVLTTEATVEGVDGSAVVRHAMNSVDVPAVAPGAEPGSGSTTASESDTETETELRSSEPHAEGRDGGSDSSPTRERGEESGPDDGAW from the coding sequence ATGGACGAGACGAACGCGGCGGCCGACGACGCCGCACGCACCGTGGCGAGCGTCGTCGAACGCATCGAACAGGCGGCGGTCGTCGACCGAGAAGTCCTCTACGCAGTGTTGTCGACAGTGCTGGCCCGCGGGCACGTCCTGCTCGAGGACGTCCCGGGAACGGGAAAGACGGTCACCGCCCGCGTGATCGCCGAGTCGATGGGACTGGCGTTCAAACGGATTCAGTTCACGCCGGACCTGTTGCCGTCGGACGTGACCGGATCGACGATCTACGACGACGAGACCGGCGAGTTCGAATTCGCCGAGGGACCGGTCTTCACGAACGTCGTCCTGGCCGACGAGATCAACCGCGCCCCGCCGAAGACCCAGGCCGCCCTGCTCGAGGCCATGGAAGAGCGGCAGGTCAGCGTCGACGGAACGACCCACGACCTGCCGGAGCCGTTCATCGTCGTCGCGACCCAGAACCCGATCGAACAGGAGGGGACGTTCCGACTGCCCGAGGCCCAGCGCGACCGATTCAGCGTCAAGACCTCGATGGGGTATCCCGACCTCGAGGGCGAGCTGGGGTTGCTCGAGCGCCGGGCGAACCGGCGGTCGCTCTCGCCGAGTGTCGACCCGGTTCTCCGCCCGGACGCCGTCCGAACGCTACAGGAGCTGACCGAGGACGTCACCGTCGACGAGAAGGTCCGCCGCTACATCGTCGAACTCGCGCGGCGGACGCGGTCTGATCAGCGGGCCGAGATTGGCGTGTCGCCGCGGGGCGTCCAGCGCGTGTTCGAGACGGCCCGCGCCGCGGCGCTCATCGACGGCCGGTCGTACGTGACGCCGGACGACGTCAAGCGGCTCGCGGAGCCGACGATGGCCCACCGGATCGTGCTCACGACCGAGGCGACCGTCGAAGGCGTCGACGGAAGCGCCGTCGTTCGCCACGCGATGAATTCGGTCGACGTGCCGGCGGTCGCGCCGGGCGCGGAGCCCGGGTCCGGCAGTACCACCGCGTCCGAATCCGACACCGAAACCGAGACCGAGTTACGGTCGTCGGAACCGCACGCCGAAGGTCGCGACGGCGGCTCCGACTCGAGTCCGACGCGCGAACGGGGCGAGGAGTCCGGACCCGACGACGGAGCCTGGTGA
- a CDS encoding DUF4129 domain-containing protein, which produces MSDDTTTTDETADDAAGGADYRQVSFVALAALALVLAAAFAPGMAGDSGSSPGFDVDWDGGDGNGPEFDLDGRDGGDGGSGDAPDIEFDWRQLLEWFTVDRDDTAVTESDPQCRIMLDREPVPGRQVTAMIRYEGEPLTGTPVWFDEQRVGETDENGRVTGEVPYVKELTIRVGAGTDATCRAGTSTSSSTATKHIASTGLTASVASVASVAPTERTASSAALGAATAQADGSANASRTYPIDATVRLDVDGDPYPGERITVEATIRDEPMREATVAVDGTTVGETDADGRAAVTVPDDGTDSFELEVARGDFAGTTTVDVLALEVAFVPDGIAPIPGSGGAVEASINGTPVEDAQVAVDGEPVGTTNEDGRLAIDLPRDPTATVTVSTERQTASVSLVGEYGAAALVLAVVVAGLAALSYRGYGRRGPIAVLGSAAALVAVLVAEAFYGRVGGLVALGVVALLGLWIARSRSDGGWLDGGVRDLPSIRDRLDRLASWLVAVALRWVDRLEALLERGRALAGAVAEWLRSMPRSGRALRERFADWLRTLPGRARARLVGTIAAAQTLPLRAVAAGLGAVVLIAGGAVVDGVRGAALVTAVLAVAAAVVFRSDETATESTEPAGDEGARADEERTAAGRESDDALSFRELWRSFARRVAPGRWRTSTPGEIERRARADGYPSEPVRELTTLFREVEYGGRPRSRDRRERAADAYDAVERARDATSAEADDEREPASETTEGEP; this is translated from the coding sequence GTGTCCGACGACACCACCACCACCGACGAAACGGCCGATGACGCCGCCGGCGGGGCCGATTACCGGCAGGTCTCGTTCGTCGCGCTCGCGGCCCTCGCGCTCGTGCTGGCGGCCGCGTTCGCACCCGGAATGGCCGGCGATAGCGGCTCGAGTCCGGGATTCGACGTCGACTGGGACGGCGGGGACGGAAACGGGCCGGAGTTCGATCTCGACGGCAGGGACGGCGGTGACGGCGGCTCCGGCGACGCCCCCGATATCGAGTTCGACTGGCGGCAGTTGCTCGAGTGGTTCACCGTCGACCGCGACGACACGGCGGTGACCGAGAGCGACCCACAGTGCAGGATCATGCTCGATCGGGAGCCGGTCCCCGGACGCCAGGTCACGGCGATGATCCGATACGAGGGCGAACCGCTCACCGGGACGCCAGTGTGGTTCGACGAGCAGAGAGTCGGCGAAACCGACGAGAACGGGCGGGTAACTGGCGAGGTCCCGTACGTCAAGGAGCTGACGATCCGCGTCGGAGCGGGAACGGACGCGACGTGTCGAGCCGGCACGTCCACGTCGTCGTCGACCGCGACGAAGCACATCGCCTCGACGGGCCTCACGGCGTCGGTCGCGTCGGTCGCGTCCGTCGCACCGACGGAACGAACCGCTTCGAGCGCCGCGCTCGGAGCGGCGACCGCGCAGGCCGACGGGTCGGCAAACGCCTCGAGAACGTACCCGATCGACGCCACGGTCCGGCTCGACGTCGACGGCGATCCCTACCCCGGCGAGCGGATCACCGTCGAGGCGACGATCAGGGACGAGCCGATGCGCGAGGCGACCGTCGCCGTCGACGGGACGACCGTCGGCGAGACGGACGCCGACGGCAGGGCCGCAGTGACGGTTCCCGACGACGGCACCGACTCGTTCGAACTCGAGGTCGCCCGCGGCGACTTCGCGGGGACGACGACCGTCGACGTACTGGCGCTCGAGGTGGCGTTCGTCCCCGACGGGATCGCACCGATTCCCGGCAGCGGCGGCGCCGTCGAAGCATCGATAAACGGAACGCCGGTCGAGGACGCGCAGGTGGCAGTCGACGGCGAACCCGTCGGAACGACGAACGAGGACGGGCGACTGGCGATCGACCTGCCGCGCGATCCGACGGCGACGGTGACGGTCAGTACGGAGCGACAGACCGCGAGCGTGTCGCTCGTCGGCGAGTACGGCGCAGCCGCGCTCGTGCTCGCGGTCGTCGTCGCCGGACTGGCGGCGCTCTCGTACCGCGGGTACGGTCGCCGCGGGCCGATCGCCGTTCTCGGGAGCGCGGCGGCGCTCGTCGCAGTGCTCGTCGCCGAGGCGTTCTACGGGCGAGTCGGCGGACTCGTCGCGCTCGGCGTCGTCGCCCTGCTCGGACTCTGGATCGCTCGCTCGCGATCCGACGGGGGGTGGCTCGACGGCGGCGTCCGCGACCTCCCGTCGATCCGCGACCGACTGGACCGACTCGCGTCGTGGCTCGTCGCCGTCGCGTTGCGATGGGTCGACCGACTCGAGGCGCTGCTCGAGCGCGGGCGAGCGCTGGCCGGTGCCGTCGCCGAGTGGCTTCGATCGATGCCCCGCTCGGGGCGAGCCCTCCGGGAACGGTTCGCGGACTGGCTGCGAACGCTCCCGGGACGCGCGCGGGCCCGACTCGTGGGGACGATCGCGGCCGCGCAGACGCTCCCGCTCCGGGCGGTCGCAGCCGGTCTCGGAGCGGTCGTGCTGATCGCGGGCGGCGCCGTCGTCGACGGTGTCCGCGGGGCCGCGCTCGTCACGGCCGTCCTCGCCGTCGCCGCTGCGGTCGTGTTCCGATCCGACGAGACGGCGACCGAATCGACGGAACCCGCCGGGGACGAGGGCGCTCGAGCGGACGAGGAGCGGACTGCGGCGGGTCGGGAATCGGACGATGCGCTCTCGTTTCGCGAACTGTGGCGATCGTTCGCGCGGCGGGTCGCACCCGGCCGGTGGCGCACGAGCACGCCCGGTGAGATCGAACGACGCGCCCGCGCGGACGGGTATCCCAGCGAACCGGTCCGCGAACTGACGACGCTCTTCCGCGAGGTCGAGTACGGCGGTCGGCCCCGCTCGAGGGACCGTCGCGAACGGGCGGCCGACGCCTACGACGCGGTCGAGCGCGCTCGAGACGCAACGAGCGCCGAGGCCGACGACGAGCGCGAACCGGCGTCGGAGACGACGGAGGGAGAGCCGTGA
- the hisE gene encoding phosphoribosyl-ATP diphosphatase, producing the protein MDDVLEELFAVIEARKETLPEGSYTASLFTHEKGENAVLEKLGEETTELVLAAKDDDREEIAHEGADIVYHLLVLLAMKDMELSDLEAELEARR; encoded by the coding sequence ATGGACGACGTGCTCGAGGAGTTGTTCGCCGTGATCGAAGCCCGGAAGGAAACGCTGCCAGAGGGCTCCTACACCGCCTCGCTGTTCACCCACGAGAAAGGCGAGAACGCGGTGCTGGAAAAGCTCGGCGAGGAGACGACCGAACTCGTCCTGGCCGCGAAAGACGACGACCGCGAGGAGATCGCCCACGAGGGGGCCGACATCGTCTACCACCTGCTCGTCCTGCTCGCGATGAAGGACATGGAGCTGTCGGACCTCGAGGCCGAACTCGAGGCGCGGCGGTGA